A stretch of Spirosoma oryzicola DNA encodes these proteins:
- a CDS encoding MoaD/ThiS family protein: MNTPVSVLLFGITRDLTGQSAVSVPISEGARVSDLLDQLYQEYPKLSGIRSLLVAVNGEYAEVDQVLTSKDEIALIPPVSGG, from the coding sequence ATGAACACCCCAGTTTCGGTACTTCTGTTTGGTATTACTCGTGACCTGACCGGTCAATCAGCTGTGTCTGTGCCGATTAGTGAAGGCGCCCGCGTGAGTGACCTGCTTGATCAACTCTATCAGGAATACCCCAAATTGTCTGGCATTCGGTCCTTGTTGGTTGCTGTCAATGGCGAGTATGCGGAAGTAGATCAAGTGCTTACCAGCAAAGACGAGATTGCGCTGATTCCGCCCGTT
- a CDS encoding S1C family serine protease, translated as METNEERDIEAALHAYGERNRLRQKLAAIHSSLDMDAVREEVSTYSMEQEPSGQVRSLWRTYRTTLAVAATVAAITTFGSIFLYHSYRQSHQQQEQQYSLLSKEIQAVKSSQRKLMNDLNGRGRALFVNPAQVSGSGFMLTADGYMVTNNHIVRGADSVYVQSPAGEVYKARVVHADQTYDLAFLQLCDDSAFRALPSLPYSFENSQSDLGERVFTLGYPREEIVYGEGYLSSGTGYRGDTTAYQVAIGVNPGNSGGPLLDEKGNVIGIISGKQTTSEGVSFAVKTNYLLKALNNIPGDSLKGLPIRLNHKNTLARLPRKLQIKRMQAYVYQVKVFKHKE; from the coding sequence ATGGAAACTAATGAGGAAAGAGATATCGAAGCAGCCTTACACGCTTATGGCGAACGGAACCGACTTCGGCAGAAACTAGCCGCCATTCATTCGAGTCTGGATATGGATGCTGTGCGGGAAGAGGTAAGTACGTACAGCATGGAGCAAGAGCCATCGGGCCAGGTTCGTTCGTTGTGGCGCACCTACCGTACGACACTGGCAGTTGCCGCTACCGTAGCCGCCATTACCACGTTCGGATCTATCTTTCTGTATCATTCGTATCGGCAGAGCCATCAGCAACAGGAACAGCAATACAGTTTGCTCAGTAAAGAAATTCAGGCCGTCAAATCATCTCAACGCAAATTGATGAATGATCTTAACGGCAGAGGCCGGGCGTTGTTTGTCAATCCGGCCCAGGTGTCCGGTTCTGGATTTATGCTGACAGCCGATGGTTATATGGTTACCAACAATCACATTGTTCGGGGAGCTGATTCGGTGTACGTGCAGAGTCCTGCCGGTGAAGTGTACAAAGCGCGGGTTGTTCACGCCGACCAGACGTACGATCTGGCTTTTCTACAACTCTGTGACGACAGTGCGTTTCGCGCTTTACCGTCGTTACCGTATAGCTTCGAGAACAGCCAGAGCGATCTGGGTGAACGTGTCTTTACCCTAGGCTATCCGCGTGAAGAAATCGTTTATGGCGAGGGCTACCTTAGCTCCGGTACTGGATACAGGGGCGATACAACGGCTTATCAGGTCGCTATTGGCGTCAATCCCGGTAACTCAGGTGGACCGCTGTTAGACGAAAAAGGGAACGTGATTGGCATAATCAGTGGCAAGCAGACAACGTCGGAAGGGGTAAGCTTCGCTGTCAAAACAAACTACCTGCTCAAAGCGCTGAATAATATTCCGGGCGATTCCCTAAAAGGGTTACCCATACGGCTGAACCATAAAAATACCCTTGCTCGCTTACCCCGTAAATTACAGATCAAACGGATGCAAGCGTACGTGTATCAGGTGAAAGTCTTTAAGCATAAAGAGTAG
- a CDS encoding RNA polymerase sigma factor produces the protein MKESRRPVLTDDELLAGLATGSDDVLNQLYRRYFPMVLHLVTSNSGSEDDAKDIYQEAIVVLYEKVQSGSLELHCQLKTYLYSVGRRLWLKQLTQRNRFLVRDVETPAVDDDAGQQIDSDLNEHEERDRQFDLMADSLEKLGEPCRTLLEDFYIRHLSMQAITDKFGYTNADNAKTQKYKCLMRLKRLFFSEYKQN, from the coding sequence ATGAAGGAAAGTAGGCGGCCCGTATTAACCGACGATGAATTGCTGGCGGGCTTGGCTACGGGTTCCGATGACGTGCTTAACCAACTGTACCGACGGTATTTTCCAATGGTGCTGCACCTGGTTACAAGCAATAGCGGGAGCGAAGACGATGCTAAAGATATTTACCAGGAGGCCATCGTTGTTTTATACGAGAAAGTGCAAAGCGGCTCATTAGAGCTGCATTGTCAGTTGAAAACGTACCTGTATTCTGTTGGCCGTCGTCTTTGGCTAAAGCAGTTGACGCAGCGCAATCGGTTTTTGGTTCGCGACGTAGAAACGCCCGCCGTCGATGACGATGCGGGGCAGCAGATTGACAGTGATTTAAATGAGCATGAAGAGCGGGATCGACAGTTTGATTTAATGGCCGATTCGCTCGAAAAGCTTGGTGAGCCCTGCCGCACACTGCTGGAAGATTTTTATATCCGGCATCTGAGTATGCAGGCAATAACGGATAAGTTTGGCTACACCAACGCGGACAACGCAAAGACGCAGAAGTACAAATGCCTGATGCGGCTGAAGCGATTGTTTTTTTCAGAGTACAAACAAAATTGA
- a CDS encoding RagB/SusD family nutrient uptake outer membrane protein, with protein sequence MSCKDSFLDVAPTGQLQNADITTNAGLQGLVISAYTQLNGRGFSQTASPTNWVYGSIMGGDANKGSDPSDFSAITPFETYLINASSAEVNSRWQALYEGVSRANSVLRTLPSAASTVTAASKQQFAGEARFLRGLYYFDLKRTFNMVPYIDETLDYGSGATTVKNDVDIWPKIEADFQFAYDNLAETNSQAGRANKWAAATYLARTYMYQKKFSDAKKLYDLIIANGKTANGKKYGLVSQYAQVFNSANENSEEAVFSTQNVANAGSSDAASGDLNLNYPYSAGIGATCCDFFKPSFDAANSFRTGANGLPIDMAQANGAYDNATNELKTDMGLLPADAFTPDTKTVDPRLDHTVGRRGIPYLDYGNFTSAWTRNQGFGGPYSTKKYVFYLAQQGKVADVSNWTKGWSATNIVLMRYSDVLLMAAEAEVEVGSLSKAMEYVNLVRNRAANPAGFVTTSDGKPAANYVISPYPASAFSSQDVARNTVRFERKLELSQEGQRFFDLVRWGIAAPTLTAFLTYEKTKLSNAYSGAVFTAGKNEYLPLPQTQLDLQNGSAAILKQNPGY encoded by the coding sequence GTGTCTTGCAAAGATTCCTTTTTGGACGTAGCGCCAACTGGTCAGTTGCAAAACGCAGATATAACAACAAATGCCGGTCTGCAAGGCTTGGTGATTAGTGCTTACACACAACTGAACGGACGGGGCTTTTCGCAAACGGCCAGTCCTACGAACTGGGTTTATGGTAGCATTATGGGTGGGGATGCCAACAAAGGGTCTGATCCATCTGACTTCAGTGCGATTACACCGTTTGAAACCTACTTAATTAACGCATCCAGTGCTGAAGTGAACTCTCGGTGGCAGGCATTATACGAAGGGGTTAGTCGGGCTAATTCGGTACTTCGTACCCTGCCTTCCGCTGCCTCTACCGTAACTGCCGCTTCGAAGCAGCAGTTTGCTGGCGAAGCTCGTTTTTTGAGAGGCCTGTATTACTTTGATCTTAAGCGGACCTTTAACATGGTTCCTTATATCGACGAGACGTTAGATTATGGAAGTGGTGCTACTACTGTAAAGAACGATGTCGATATCTGGCCTAAAATTGAGGCTGACTTCCAGTTCGCATATGACAACCTGGCTGAAACGAATTCTCAGGCAGGTCGCGCGAACAAATGGGCTGCGGCTACTTACCTGGCTAGAACGTATATGTATCAGAAGAAATTTTCTGATGCTAAGAAGCTATACGACCTCATTATCGCTAACGGTAAAACGGCCAACGGTAAAAAATATGGTCTCGTATCGCAATACGCTCAGGTATTTAACTCTGCCAACGAAAACAGCGAAGAAGCCGTATTCTCTACTCAGAACGTAGCAAACGCCGGTAGCTCAGATGCCGCTTCTGGCGATTTGAACCTAAACTATCCGTATAGTGCGGGTATCGGCGCTACTTGCTGCGACTTCTTTAAGCCAAGCTTCGATGCAGCTAACTCGTTCCGTACGGGTGCAAATGGTCTGCCGATTGATATGGCTCAGGCTAACGGCGCGTACGACAATGCTACCAACGAGCTGAAAACGGATATGGGGCTTCTGCCAGCTGATGCTTTCACGCCTGACACCAAAACCGTCGATCCACGTCTTGACCATACGGTTGGCCGTCGGGGTATTCCTTATCTGGATTATGGTAATTTCACCAGCGCCTGGACTCGTAACCAAGGCTTTGGCGGTCCGTACTCGACGAAAAAATACGTTTTCTACCTAGCTCAACAAGGCAAAGTGGCTGACGTATCGAACTGGACGAAAGGCTGGTCGGCGACGAACATCGTACTGATGCGTTATTCGGATGTTCTACTGATGGCTGCTGAAGCGGAGGTAGAAGTAGGAAGTCTATCGAAGGCAATGGAATACGTCAACTTAGTACGGAATCGCGCGGCCAATCCTGCCGGTTTCGTAACAACGTCTGATGGTAAGCCAGCCGCTAACTACGTAATCAGCCCATATCCGGCTTCGGCTTTCTCGTCGCAGGATGTAGCTCGTAACACGGTTCGGTTCGAGCGTAAGCTAGAGCTGTCACAAGAAGGACAGCGGTTCTTCGACCTGGTACGCTGGGGTATTGCTGCGCCAACGCTGACGGCGTTCCTGACGTACGAGAAAACGAAACTGTCGAATGCGTATAGCGGTGCGGTCTTTACAGCCGGTAAGAACGAGTATCTGCCGCTTCCTCAAACGCAGCTTGACCTGCAAAATGGTAGCGCAGCTATTCTGAAACAGAATCCTGGCTACTAA
- a CDS encoding SusC/RagA family TonB-linked outer membrane protein — protein MNTNFYKTFQFLLLWGSVLLWGTTVFAQNRRITGTVSSNTDPVPGANVVIKGTTIGTSTDANGAFTLSVRGADDVLTISAIGFKSTQVTVGSQTAVAIQLEEESSTLNEVVVTGYTTDSKRDNTGAVATVKARDLAAIPSANVETQLQGRVAGVTVIASGQPGASNTIRVRGFGAFGGNQPLYVVDGVPTQGSGFISPDDIESTTVLKDAAAASIYGARAANGVIVITTKKGQRRAQKLSVSYDGLYGVTDPGHAPALLTPQEQADWTWNAIRNRRVANGETIGPDSFTGIAGGQYGSGTTPVLPEYIQVGNRFGVTGGVDLNAERAKYNIDPSLGAVYQVTRANKEGTDWYKAITRVPILMRHTLGFSGGSESGRYYVSVSQQSQPGIILNNNFARYTFRVNSDFDVLKNKKLRFGENLQATYIDNTGQFGGTNGQNASQEENDILLAFRMAPIVPVYDVFGGYAGTAAKGFNNPSNPRANRDAAKNNRNFNVSLFGNAYLEYDIIPDLTVRSSIGGVLSNYYNKTTSRNTYENAEGNNGGFRINEGAGYTIAWTFTNTAQYKRTFGIHHLDVLAGLEALNDGFGRNISGVGLNPFSTDPAYASITTSQASGRQSNSDLFSGVNFYSQFGRVNYSLMDKYIVTAVVRRDGSSRFGASNRYGVFPAFSAAWRLSGEDFMKNLPFITDLKVRGGWGQMGNSNNVNPNNQYSLFQSNIANSYDISGGNSGVDPGFFRSRIGNPNAKWETSTTTNIGIDGSFFNGKLDVVFDVWRKDTKDLLYQVPIAGVVGVRATAPSVNIASMRNQGIDIQLITRGKVANDLGYEVDVNGSFLSNKILTLAPGVPYFDVSPPTNRLSLPMTRNQPGQSIASFFGYKVLGLFNTQEEINAAPKQEGAGLGRFRYADVDGNGVIDNNDRTFIGSPVPKFTGGMNLRLTYKGFDLATYLYTSLGGKIFNMSKWYTDFYPSFSGAAVSARVKNSWTPTNTNTTQPIFEDVANLSTNTVPNSFYVENGSFLRMQNITLGYTLPATLLNKVNLSRVRISLAANNVFTVTGYKGLDPGVGGAADQNLGVDIGNYPITRSYNVGLNIGF, from the coding sequence ATGAACACAAATTTTTACAAGACCTTTCAGTTTTTACTGCTGTGGGGATCGGTGCTCCTGTGGGGCACAACCGTTTTTGCTCAGAACCGTCGGATCACTGGTACAGTGAGTAGCAATACCGATCCGGTTCCGGGTGCTAACGTAGTTATTAAGGGTACGACCATCGGTACATCGACGGATGCCAATGGTGCTTTTACCTTGTCTGTGCGCGGAGCGGATGATGTACTTACGATATCCGCAATTGGGTTTAAGTCAACGCAGGTAACTGTAGGTAGCCAAACGGCTGTTGCCATTCAACTCGAAGAAGAATCCTCTACGCTGAATGAAGTCGTTGTAACAGGTTATACAACGGACAGTAAACGGGACAATACAGGTGCCGTCGCCACGGTAAAAGCGCGGGACTTAGCGGCTATTCCTTCAGCTAACGTTGAAACCCAGCTGCAAGGGCGCGTTGCCGGGGTAACCGTTATCGCCAGCGGACAGCCTGGAGCTAGCAACACCATCCGTGTCCGTGGATTTGGTGCCTTCGGTGGTAACCAGCCTTTGTACGTGGTTGATGGGGTTCCAACCCAGGGTAGTGGTTTCATCAGCCCAGACGATATTGAGTCAACGACGGTACTGAAAGATGCGGCTGCCGCTTCGATCTATGGTGCTCGTGCTGCGAACGGGGTTATCGTTATTACCACCAAGAAAGGCCAGCGCCGGGCTCAGAAACTGAGCGTTAGCTATGATGGTCTGTACGGGGTTACCGATCCGGGTCATGCGCCTGCTCTGCTAACACCACAAGAACAGGCTGACTGGACCTGGAACGCTATCCGTAATCGGCGTGTTGCCAATGGAGAAACGATAGGACCTGACAGCTTTACCGGTATCGCTGGTGGTCAGTATGGTTCTGGAACAACCCCTGTTTTGCCAGAATATATACAGGTTGGTAACCGCTTTGGCGTAACGGGTGGAGTCGATTTGAATGCTGAGCGGGCAAAGTACAATATCGATCCTTCTCTAGGCGCTGTTTATCAAGTAACACGTGCCAACAAAGAAGGTACAGACTGGTATAAAGCAATCACTAGAGTCCCTATTTTAATGCGCCATACCCTTGGCTTCTCGGGTGGAAGTGAAAGCGGTCGTTATTACGTGAGTGTCAGTCAGCAGTCGCAGCCTGGTATTATCCTGAACAACAACTTTGCTCGGTATACCTTCCGCGTTAACTCGGATTTCGACGTTCTGAAGAACAAGAAACTGCGGTTTGGTGAGAACTTACAGGCCACTTACATCGATAACACCGGTCAGTTTGGCGGTACCAATGGTCAAAATGCATCACAAGAAGAGAATGATATTCTGCTTGCTTTTCGGATGGCTCCCATTGTTCCCGTATACGACGTATTCGGTGGTTATGCAGGTACGGCAGCTAAAGGTTTCAACAACCCTTCCAACCCTAGAGCAAACCGCGATGCGGCTAAAAATAACCGGAACTTCAACGTAAGCCTATTTGGGAATGCGTATCTGGAATATGACATCATCCCTGATTTAACCGTTCGCAGTAGCATCGGTGGTGTTCTCTCGAACTACTACAACAAAACTACGTCGCGTAATACCTACGAAAATGCCGAAGGAAACAACGGCGGTTTCCGTATCAACGAAGGAGCTGGCTATACAATCGCTTGGACGTTTACAAATACCGCTCAGTACAAGCGGACGTTTGGTATCCATCACCTCGATGTGTTAGCTGGTCTTGAAGCACTGAACGACGGATTTGGCCGGAACATCAGTGGTGTGGGTCTGAACCCATTCTCAACGGATCCTGCGTATGCTAGTATCACAACGTCACAGGCTTCAGGTCGGCAATCAAACAGTGATCTGTTCAGTGGTGTAAACTTCTATTCGCAGTTTGGCCGCGTTAACTACAGCCTGATGGATAAATACATTGTTACGGCAGTAGTTCGTCGCGATGGTTCATCACGCTTCGGGGCTAGCAACCGCTACGGGGTTTTCCCAGCTTTCTCGGCCGCTTGGCGGTTATCGGGTGAGGACTTCATGAAAAACCTGCCCTTTATCACGGATTTGAAAGTTCGTGGTGGTTGGGGACAAATGGGTAACTCGAATAACGTAAACCCAAACAACCAGTACAGCTTGTTTCAGTCGAACATCGCGAACTCGTACGATATTAGCGGTGGTAACTCGGGTGTAGATCCCGGTTTCTTCCGTAGCCGGATCGGTAACCCAAATGCGAAATGGGAAACCAGTACCACGACAAACATCGGTATCGATGGTTCGTTCTTCAACGGCAAGCTTGATGTTGTATTCGATGTTTGGCGGAAGGATACCAAAGATCTGTTATACCAAGTACCTATTGCGGGTGTCGTAGGTGTCCGTGCAACAGCGCCGTCGGTAAATATCGCCAGCATGAGAAACCAGGGTATCGATATTCAACTGATTACCCGGGGTAAAGTGGCTAACGATCTAGGTTATGAAGTGGACGTAAATGGTAGTTTCTTGAGCAACAAAATTCTAACGTTGGCACCAGGCGTTCCTTACTTCGACGTGAGCCCACCTACGAACCGGCTTTCATTGCCTATGACTCGTAACCAACCTGGTCAGTCGATTGCTTCGTTCTTTGGCTATAAAGTACTTGGTTTGTTCAACACGCAGGAAGAAATTAATGCTGCGCCAAAACAAGAAGGAGCGGGTCTGGGACGTTTCCGTTACGCCGATGTAGATGGTAATGGTGTAATTGACAATAATGACCGTACGTTTATCGGTAGTCCAGTACCTAAGTTCACGGGCGGTATGAATTTGCGCCTTACGTACAAAGGATTTGATCTGGCTACGTATCTGTATACATCACTGGGCGGTAAGATATTCAACATGTCGAAGTGGTATACCGACTTCTACCCATCTTTCTCAGGAGCAGCTGTTAGTGCGCGGGTGAAAAATTCATGGACACCCACAAATACCAATACGACACAGCCAATTTTTGAAGATGTAGCAAACCTCAGTACCAACACAGTTCCTAACTCGTTCTATGTTGAGAATGGATCGTTCCTGCGGATGCAGAACATTACGCTTGGTTATACCTTGCCAGCGACGCTGCTGAACAAGGTCAACCTGAGCCGGGTTCGGATCTCGCTTGCGGCTAACAACGTCTTCACCGTTACAGGCTATAAAGGCCTAGATCCAGGTGTTGGTGGAGCGGCTGACCAGAACCTTGGCGTTGACATCGGTAACTATCCGATCACCCGGAGCTATAATGTGGGCCTGAACATCGGTTTTTAA
- a CDS encoding FG-GAP-like repeat-containing protein, giving the protein MTYRYLYFVLLFLSSYLITSCQSSSNRLFSLLPASETGITFANRITNTDSTSILDVEYFYNGGGVALGDFNKDGLPDVFFTGNQVANRLYLNKGDFKFDDISTSAGITGNGKWCSGATLIDINNDGWLDIYVSATLSKSDKQRENLLYVNQGLRDGKPVFREMAHEYGIADDSHTTNAAFFDYDNDGDLDLYLLTDRIDESPNVYRTKVSDGSSLNADRLYRNDFDKKLGHPFFTNVSKQAGIVHEGYGLGLNITDINRDGWKDIYVTNDYVSDDLMYINNHDGTFTDRAAEYFKHTSNTAMGNDVTDINNDGLVDVLALDMLPRDNYRKKMLLAPNNYQTYLYNDEYKFNYQVVRNTLQLNQGPRPNSNTPAFSEISLLADVAETDWSWTPMAADFDHDGFRDLIITNGFPQDVTDRDFMTFITENANIATKDYKLSQIPVVKISNYAFHNNGDLTFSDVTQNWGIDNPSFSNGAAYGDLDNDGDLDYIVNNINDSAFVYRNNLIERKPEKANYLRVKFAGPTSNPMGLGAFVELHYGENNGQQQVYEHSPYRGYLSTVEPVAHFGLGSAKTISEVRIIWPGTGGQAARQQILRNVKANQVLIVDSRNAHEPVPAIKQPSSLFHEVTDSLKIAFQHEEPEYIDFNNQKLLPHKFSQYGPSVSVGDVNGDGLDDLFIGGSKSKKGHFLIQTAAGSFVDRDLLPEQKGPEDKPEEDMGTLLFDADGDGDLDLYIASGSIEGQANTTAFQDRLYINDGPKGSGKFILSPGAIPQNVVSKSCVKAADFDRDGDLDLFIGGRVEPDHYPKPVSSFILRNDGGSSKTGTPHFTDVTKTVAPGLQTIGLVCDALWTDSDNDGWPDLLLAGEFMPLTLLKNQRGKLEKTTSGLEGQKGWWNSLVAGDFDRDGDIDYIAGNLGRNARMRASDTEPVRVYAGDFDNNGFYDAIPTIFIPDADGKRKEYSFHGREDLIKQMIAMRRRFPYFKDFTTASIDRLLTPEERQSALVLEANYLESAYVENKGDGTFALHTLPTQAQLGPIFGMVAEDVDRDGNLDVVLVGNDYGGEVFAGRYDALNGLVLRGDGKGNFIPQSIASSGLFVPGNAKGLAQFTDSRGRELVVATQNRGRLCLFRNSKPAASLRLRPTDASALLTFADGKRQKVEFTYGSSFLSQSARTLLLSPLVKAVEITDSQGHKRQERPRVDVALK; this is encoded by the coding sequence ATGACCTACCGTTATCTGTATTTTGTATTACTCTTTTTATCCAGTTACCTTATTACCTCCTGCCAGTCTTCGTCAAACCGATTATTTTCTTTGCTACCCGCTTCCGAGACGGGCATTACGTTTGCCAACCGGATCACCAACACTGACTCTACGAGTATTCTGGATGTTGAGTATTTCTATAATGGTGGTGGCGTGGCGTTAGGGGATTTTAACAAAGACGGACTACCCGATGTATTTTTTACCGGTAACCAGGTTGCGAACCGGCTTTACCTGAATAAAGGCGATTTCAAGTTTGATGACATTAGCACATCGGCAGGCATTACCGGGAACGGTAAGTGGTGTTCTGGTGCGACGCTGATCGATATCAACAATGATGGTTGGCTGGATATTTATGTCAGTGCGACGCTTAGTAAGTCTGATAAGCAGCGCGAAAATCTGCTGTACGTAAACCAGGGGCTACGTGATGGCAAGCCTGTCTTTCGCGAAATGGCGCATGAGTACGGCATTGCGGACGACAGCCATACGACCAACGCGGCCTTTTTCGATTACGACAACGATGGTGATCTGGACCTGTATTTGCTCACCGACCGCATCGATGAGTCGCCGAATGTGTACCGTACCAAAGTTAGCGATGGCTCTTCGCTGAATGCGGACCGACTGTACCGTAATGATTTTGACAAAAAACTCGGTCATCCTTTTTTTACGAATGTTTCGAAGCAGGCTGGGATCGTACACGAAGGGTACGGATTGGGCCTAAACATTACGGATATCAACCGGGATGGCTGGAAAGACATTTACGTAACGAACGATTACGTTTCGGATGACCTAATGTACATCAATAACCACGACGGTACGTTTACCGACCGGGCTGCCGAGTATTTCAAGCACACCAGCAACACGGCCATGGGGAATGATGTAACGGATATTAATAACGACGGCTTGGTTGATGTACTGGCGCTGGATATGTTACCCCGCGACAATTACCGAAAAAAGATGCTGCTGGCTCCCAACAACTACCAGACATATCTTTATAATGACGAATATAAGTTCAACTACCAGGTCGTACGCAATACGCTTCAGCTTAATCAGGGGCCGCGTCCTAATTCGAACACTCCGGCATTCAGTGAAATCAGCTTATTAGCCGACGTAGCCGAGACCGATTGGAGCTGGACACCGATGGCCGCAGACTTTGACCACGATGGCTTTCGCGACCTGATCATCACCAACGGATTTCCGCAGGACGTTACCGACCGTGATTTTATGACGTTCATCACCGAGAACGCCAACATTGCGACCAAAGATTATAAGCTTTCTCAAATTCCGGTAGTTAAGATCAGTAATTACGCGTTTCACAACAACGGCGATCTGACGTTTTCGGACGTTACGCAGAATTGGGGCATTGATAATCCTTCTTTCTCGAACGGGGCGGCTTACGGTGATCTTGACAACGACGGCGACCTGGACTATATCGTTAACAACATCAACGACTCCGCTTTCGTCTACCGGAACAACCTTATCGAGCGTAAGCCGGAAAAAGCCAATTACCTGCGCGTAAAATTTGCGGGTCCAACGTCGAACCCGATGGGCTTAGGCGCTTTCGTTGAATTGCACTACGGCGAAAACAACGGGCAACAGCAGGTGTATGAGCACAGCCCGTACAGGGGTTATCTGTCAACGGTTGAACCAGTCGCTCATTTCGGCTTAGGCAGCGCAAAGACAATTAGTGAAGTCCGCATTATCTGGCCAGGTACCGGGGGGCAAGCCGCACGGCAGCAGATCCTGCGGAACGTGAAAGCGAATCAGGTGCTAATCGTCGACAGTCGTAACGCGCATGAGCCTGTACCGGCTATCAAGCAACCGTCGAGTCTTTTCCACGAAGTAACCGACTCGCTAAAAATAGCTTTCCAGCATGAGGAGCCGGAATACATTGACTTCAACAACCAGAAACTATTACCGCATAAGTTTTCGCAGTACGGTCCCAGCGTATCGGTTGGCGACGTTAACGGTGATGGCTTAGATGACTTGTTTATTGGTGGCTCCAAATCGAAAAAAGGCCATTTCTTAATTCAGACAGCGGCCGGTTCGTTCGTTGACCGAGATTTATTGCCCGAACAGAAAGGTCCGGAGGATAAGCCGGAAGAAGACATGGGGACGCTGCTTTTCGACGCCGATGGCGATGGCGACCTGGATTTGTACATTGCCAGCGGTAGCATAGAAGGGCAGGCTAATACAACTGCTTTTCAGGATCGACTTTACATCAACGATGGGCCTAAAGGATCGGGTAAATTTATCCTGAGCCCCGGTGCAATTCCACAAAATGTGGTCAGCAAATCGTGCGTCAAAGCAGCCGACTTCGACCGGGACGGGGATCTGGACCTGTTTATCGGGGGACGTGTCGAGCCCGATCATTATCCAAAACCGGTATCAAGCTTTATCTTACGCAATGATGGCGGTTCATCGAAGACAGGCACACCTCACTTTACGGATGTTACAAAAACAGTAGCGCCAGGTCTGCAAACCATAGGGCTCGTGTGCGATGCGCTCTGGACTGATTCGGATAACGATGGTTGGCCCGATCTGCTGCTGGCTGGTGAGTTCATGCCGTTGACATTGCTGAAAAACCAACGCGGCAAACTAGAGAAAACCACTTCTGGTCTCGAAGGTCAGAAAGGCTGGTGGAATTCATTGGTAGCGGGCGATTTTGACCGGGATGGCGACATCGATTACATAGCGGGCAATTTGGGTCGTAACGCCCGGATGCGGGCCAGCGATACGGAACCAGTACGTGTCTACGCCGGAGATTTCGACAATAACGGTTTTTACGACGCCATACCGACGATTTTTATTCCCGATGCGGACGGAAAACGAAAAGAGTACTCCTTTCACGGGCGCGAAGATTTGATCAAGCAAATGATCGCCATGCGTCGCCGGTTCCCGTACTTCAAAGATTTTACAACGGCCAGCATCGACCGGCTACTTACGCCGGAAGAGCGACAGAGTGCGCTGGTCCTAGAAGCCAATTACCTGGAGTCTGCTTACGTAGAAAACAAAGGTGACGGCACGTTCGCACTTCATACGTTACCGACGCAAGCTCAGTTGGGACCCATCTTTGGCATGGTTGCCGAAGACGTTGATCGTGACGGCAATCTGGATGTCGTGCTGGTTGGTAACGACTATGGTGGCGAAGTTTTTGCGGGTCGGTACGACGCTTTGAATGGTCTGGTTCTTCGTGGCGACGGTAAAGGCAACTTTATCCCCCAATCAATTGCTAGTAGCGGTTTGTTTGTACCGGGCAACGCGAAAGGACTGGCGCAATTTACGGATAGCCGAGGACGGGAGTTGGTAGTAGCCACGCAAAATCGGGGTCGGCTATGCTTGTTCCGAAATAGTAAACCGGCTGCTAGCCTGCGGCTACGCCCTACTGATGCGTCGGCGTTACTTACCTTTGCGGATGGCAAGAGACAAAAAGTAGAGTTTACGTACGGCAGTTCGTTTTTGTCTCAATCGGCACGAACGTTACTGCTAAGTCCGTTGGTGAAAGCAGTCGAGATAACGGATTCACAAGGCCACAAACGGCAGGAACGTCCTCGCGTTGACGTAGCCTTAAAGTAA